A window of Ranitomeya variabilis isolate aRanVar5 chromosome 2, aRanVar5.hap1, whole genome shotgun sequence contains these coding sequences:
- the LOC143809891 gene encoding uncharacterized protein LOC143809891 yields the protein MERINKLWTRTILYKAPWLIQFGQQWFFPQLQSETFFRQGTSSEGQLTTTRRRPTRRSYRKSNRSHGDEVADLLSKYYKKNMYLVFFSSIRLIWPYGNSALSPLLYLFGISEVLIKTRWGRNVT from the exons ATGGAACGAATCAACAAATTATGGACGAGGACAATTCTCTACAAGGCGCCCTGGCTCATTCAGTTCGGACAGCAGTGGTTCTTCCCACAATTACAATCAGAGACATTTTTTAGGCAAGGGACCTCCTCCGAGGGGCAACTCACGACAACAAGGAGGAGACCGACCAGGAGATCGTACCGTAAATCCAACAGATCGCATGGTGACGAGGTCGCAG ACCTCTTGAGCAAATATTATAAGAAAAATATGTATTTGGTTTTCTTTTCCTCTATTCGGCTGATCTGG ccctatgggaactcggctctttctcctctcctctacctctttggcataaG tgaggttttgataaagacccgctggggtcgaaacgttacctga